From the genome of Papaver somniferum cultivar HN1 chromosome 2, ASM357369v1, whole genome shotgun sequence, one region includes:
- the LOC113354416 gene encoding 3'-hydroxy-N-methyl-(S)-coclaurine 4'-O-methyltransferase 2-like: MGSLDAKPAGTQEPDINDQAQLWNIIYGFRGSLVLRCAVEIGIADIIKNNNGSITLAQLASKLSIPNVNSDHLYRILRFLVHMNILEHEICNGGVDKVYSLKPIGTLLLRDAERSMVPIILGLTHKDFMVPWKFMKEGLATEGTTAFEIAMGMPIWKFLEGHPDQSQLFNEEMAGETRLLTRTLFEDCKDIFQDLDSLVDVGGGNGTTIMAIYEAFPHIKCTLNIVDKCN; the protein is encoded by the coding sequence ATGGGAAGTTTAGATGCCAAACCAGCTGGAACACAAGAACCTGACATCAATGATCAAGCTCAACTATGGAATATAATCTATGGTTTTCGTGGTTCTCTTGTTCTTCGTTGCGCAGTAGAGATTGGAATTGCAGATATTATCAAAAACAATAATGGGTCAATCACACTTGCACAGCTTGCATCAAAACTTTCAATTCCAAATGTCAATTCTGATCACTTGTACAGAATACTGAGATTCTTAGTACACATGAATATTTTGGAACATGAAATTTGTAATGGTGGAGTTGATAAGGTTTACTCACTTAAACCAATTGGTACTTTACTTTTAAGAGATGCAGAAAGAAGTATGGTACCAATAATATTAGGCCTAACTCATAAAGATTTCATGGTTCCATGGAAGTTTATGAAAGAAGGTTTAGCAACTGAAGGTACAACAGCATTTGAGATAGCTATGGGAATGCCAATATGGAAGTTTTTAGAAGGTCATCCTGATCAAAGTCAGTTATTTAATGAAGAAATGGCTGGAGAAACAAGACTTTTAACTAGAACTCTATTTGAAGATTGTAAAGATATTTTTCAAGATTTGGATTCTCTGGTTGATGTTGGTGGAGGAAATGGCACAACAATTATGGCAATCTATGAAGCTTTTCCTCATATTAAATGTACGCTTAACATAGTTGACAAATGCAATTAA